One genomic window of Dama dama isolate Ldn47 chromosome 7, ASM3311817v1, whole genome shotgun sequence includes the following:
- the BEND6 gene encoding BEN domain-containing protein 6 isoform X1, producing the protein MQKIFQTEETTDSQALRKGKRKRTEPMDPENVNSDLDKAQRDPYSGNAFLPGESSSEDEEPLAELSKEELCTKIKSLKQKLTSIRKENSRLRQSLVMLQVLPQAVTQFEELVGMAEALLKGGGTLSTSASTLWRAANNSSPDSFASTCSNSNSNSSSPISLKAEEDHQMDEKQFKIEKWQIARCNKSKPQKFINDLMQVLYTNEYMATHSLTGAKSSTSRDKAVKPAMNQNEVQEIIGITKQLFPNTDDVSIRRMIGQKLNNCTKKPNLSKTLNSQDIK; encoded by the exons ATGCAGAAGATCTTTCAAACAGAGGAAACCACTGATTCCCAAGCtctcagaaaaggaaagaggaaaaggacgGAGCCGATGGACCCAGAGAACGTGAACAGTGACCTGGATAAAGCGCAG AGAGACCCATATTCGGGAAATGCCTTTCTGCCTGGTGAAAGCTCCAGTGAGGATGAAGAGCCTCTAGCAGAACTGTCAAAGGAGGAATTGtgcacaaaaataaaaagcctgaaaCAAAAACTAACAAGCATCCGGAAAGAAAACAGCCGCCTTCGACAGTCTTTGGTCATGCTGCAAG TGTTACCGCAGGCCGTCACTCAGTTTGAAGAGCTGGTGGGGATGGCAGAGGCACTGCTCAAGGGTGGAGGAACCCTGTCCACATCCGCATCCACCCTCTGGAGAGCAGCGAATAACTCCTCGCCGGATTCCTTTGCTTCTACGTGCAGTAATTCTAATTCTAATTCCAGTTCACCCATCTCCCTGAAAGCTGAGGAAGACCATCAGATGGATGAGAAACAG ttcaAGATTGAAAAATGGCAGATTGCACGTTGCAACAAGAGCAAGCCTCAGAAGTTCATTAATGATTTAATGCAAGTGCTTTACACAAATGAATACATGGCCACACACAGCCTGACGGGGGCAAAATCCTCTACTTCACGGGACAAGGCCGTGAAACCAGCTATGAATCAGAATGAAGTTCAAGAAATTATAG gaATCACGAAGCAATTATTTCCCAACACAGATGACGTTTCAATCAGGAGAATGATAGGGCAAAAGCTAAACAACTGTACCAAGAAGCCAAATTTAAGCAAAACTCTGAACTCTCAGGATATTAAGTAG
- the BEND6 gene encoding BEN domain-containing protein 6 isoform X2 → MQKIFQTEETTDSQALRKGKRKRTEPMDPENVNSDLDKAQRDPYSGNAFLPGESSSEDEEPLAELSKEELCTKIKSLKQKLTSIRKENSRLRQSLVMLQGNKLDITTEKTILHGDMKPMNVVTAGRHSV, encoded by the exons ATGCAGAAGATCTTTCAAACAGAGGAAACCACTGATTCCCAAGCtctcagaaaaggaaagaggaaaaggacgGAGCCGATGGACCCAGAGAACGTGAACAGTGACCTGGATAAAGCGCAG AGAGACCCATATTCGGGAAATGCCTTTCTGCCTGGTGAAAGCTCCAGTGAGGATGAAGAGCCTCTAGCAGAACTGTCAAAGGAGGAATTGtgcacaaaaataaaaagcctgaaaCAAAAACTAACAAGCATCCGGAAAGAAAACAGCCGCCTTCGACAGTCTTTGGTCATGCTGCAAG GAAACAAACTAGATATAACAACAGAGAAGACCATTTTACATGGAGACATGAAACCTATGAATGT TGTTACCGCAGGCCGTCACTCAGTTTGA